A stretch of Nitrospirota bacterium DNA encodes these proteins:
- a CDS encoding B12-binding domain-containing radical SAM protein, translated as MAKIYLINPKCPDTFWGLRYGQQLQGRRYSLPNLALPTLAALVPPEHEVVCCDENVEEVALDTNADIIGITGYNLQVARMIELATEFRKRGKLVLIGGPYATLDPDSLRPYADVFFLGEAEYTFPQFWKDYASGSWSSIYEQKESVSMDHTPVPRWDTVPLQSYGVGAIQTTRGCPFDCEFCDIIVLHGHKVRRKPVDQVITELQMLSDRQVESFFITDDNFIGDRKYAKAVLREIVELQTRVRKPLTFMTQVTINLAYDEELMNLMARAGFHRVFIGIETPRKASLRETNKTQNTGGNLVDHISKIQSYGIVVWAGMIVGFDNDDATIFDEQVDFIQQAGLTVVMAGMLQAPHGTPLRARLQREGRLREEGSSLMNNCSATNIIPKQMTLEQLYDGYRTLLERIYEPGAYFDRMRQFVDRARVSLSPYKKRFSERFAGHNLRTVWSTAVFFLTHRERKVRQLFWRTVGLARGLRGGMREEIFMHLGAYRHFDLYVRRRLIPQLHWEDVAEKLSLPAAAVPLPLPQESAATGT; from the coding sequence GTGGCAAAAATATACCTGATCAATCCGAAATGCCCCGATACGTTCTGGGGCCTGCGGTACGGCCAGCAGCTTCAGGGCCGGCGATACTCTCTTCCGAACCTGGCCCTCCCCACCCTGGCCGCCCTCGTGCCGCCCGAGCATGAAGTGGTTTGCTGCGATGAGAACGTGGAGGAGGTCGCACTTGACACCAATGCGGACATCATCGGCATCACCGGATACAACCTCCAGGTCGCGCGCATGATCGAACTGGCGACCGAATTCCGCAAACGCGGAAAACTGGTCCTCATCGGCGGACCGTACGCCACACTGGATCCCGATTCACTCCGGCCCTACGCCGACGTCTTCTTCCTGGGGGAGGCGGAGTACACCTTCCCCCAATTCTGGAAGGACTACGCCTCCGGGTCGTGGAGCTCCATCTACGAGCAAAAGGAAAGCGTTTCGATGGATCACACTCCCGTTCCGCGGTGGGACACCGTGCCCCTCCAATCCTACGGCGTCGGCGCGATCCAGACCACCCGCGGCTGCCCGTTCGACTGCGAATTCTGCGACATCATCGTCCTCCACGGCCACAAGGTCCGCCGAAAGCCCGTGGATCAGGTCATCACCGAACTGCAAATGCTCTCCGACCGGCAAGTCGAAAGCTTCTTCATCACGGACGATAATTTCATCGGCGACCGCAAGTACGCGAAAGCCGTCCTACGGGAAATTGTCGAACTGCAAACGCGCGTCCGCAAACCGCTGACGTTCATGACCCAGGTCACGATCAACCTCGCCTACGATGAAGAGCTCATGAACCTCATGGCCCGCGCCGGGTTTCACCGCGTGTTCATCGGAATCGAGACTCCCCGAAAAGCCAGCCTGCGCGAGACCAACAAGACGCAGAACACCGGCGGCAACCTCGTCGATCACATCAGCAAGATCCAGTCCTACGGGATCGTCGTCTGGGCCGGGATGATCGTCGGGTTCGACAACGACGACGCGACGATCTTCGACGAGCAGGTGGACTTCATTCAGCAGGCCGGGCTCACCGTGGTGATGGCCGGCATGCTCCAGGCTCCGCACGGCACTCCGCTGCGGGCGCGACTCCAAAGGGAAGGACGGCTCCGGGAGGAAGGAAGCAGCCTCATGAACAACTGCTCCGCCACGAATATCATCCCCAAGCAGATGACGCTGGAACAACTTTACGACGGCTACCGCACCCTCCTGGAGCGGATCTACGAACCCGGCGCGTACTTTGACCGGATGCGACAGTTCGTGGATCGCGCCCGCGTCTCTCTCTCACCCTACAAGAAGCGGTTCAGCGAACGGTTTGCCGGTCACAATCTCCGCACGGTGTGGAGCACAGCCGTCTTCTTCCTCACTCACCGCGAACGGAAAGTGCGTCAGCTTTTTTGGCGAACCGTCGGACTGGCCCGCGGCTTGCGCGGAGGGATGAGAGAGGAAATCTTCATGCACCTTGGCGCCTACCGCCACTTCGATCTCTATGTTCGGCGTCGGCTCATCCCGCAACTCCATTGGGAGGATGTGGCGGAAAAGCTCTCGCTCCCCGCCGCGGCGGTTCCCCTGCCGCTTCCCCAAGAATCGGCGGCTACGGGAACGTAA
- a CDS encoding TetR/AcrR family transcriptional regulator: protein MTSPLMLSAQKPGLAKALPLRERKRQRLQQDIFRAGIDLFMRRGYQPTSVEDICQRAEVSKRTFFNYFQSKDEILRKYAERGLELAKLMLAEPLRNSEMAMDRIQDLLRALIEEAESNHDFYREVFHDLLRAHLGFSADGRKVEGLTFMDLIIPLMREGQRRGEFSKRQRPEVLAESISGMFTSVILNWLRSARPTPLLPRFREAIALFLRGARP, encoded by the coding sequence ATGACCAGTCCCCTCATGCTTTCCGCCCAGAAACCCGGTTTAGCCAAGGCCCTGCCCTTGCGGGAACGCAAGCGGCAGCGCCTCCAGCAGGACATCTTCCGCGCGGGCATCGATCTGTTCATGCGCCGGGGCTATCAGCCGACGAGCGTGGAGGACATCTGCCAGCGCGCGGAGGTGAGCAAGCGGACGTTTTTCAACTATTTTCAGAGCAAGGATGAAATCCTCAGAAAGTACGCCGAACGCGGACTGGAGCTTGCCAAGCTCATGTTGGCCGAGCCACTTCGGAATTCAGAGATGGCGATGGATCGGATCCAGGACTTGCTCCGCGCGTTGATCGAGGAGGCGGAATCCAACCACGATTTTTATCGGGAGGTGTTTCACGATCTGCTCCGGGCGCATCTCGGCTTTTCCGCGGATGGACGCAAAGTGGAAGGTCTCACCTTCATGGACCTGATCATCCCACTGATGCGGGAGGGCCAGCGCCGGGGAGAGTTCAGCAAGCGTCAGAGGCCGGAAGTTCTTGCGGAGTCCATTTCCGGGATGTTCACCAGCGTGATTCTGAATTGGCTGAGGTCGGCTCGCCCCACCCCGCTGTTGCCGCGCTTCCGAGAGGCCATCGCCCTCTTCCTCCGCGGCGCGAGGCCCTAA
- a CDS encoding nucleotidyltransferase domain-containing protein, with product MIHVRPDHLDLVRAILNRHVPEAEIRAFGSRVADGADDRSDLDLAIVGSGRVPERTLALICADFEDSDLPFRVDVLDWEGISPEFRSVIGERFEILKRDNR from the coding sequence ATGATCCATGTTCGCCCTGATCACTTGGACCTCGTTCGGGCGATTCTCAACCGCCACGTCCCTGAGGCGGAGATTCGCGCCTTCGGGTCCAGGGTGGCCGATGGCGCCGACGATCGATCCGATTTGGATCTGGCCATCGTGGGCTCGGGGCGGGTCCCCGAGCGAACTCTCGCCTTGATATGCGCGGATTTCGAAGATTCGGACCTGCCCTTTCGCGTGGATGTGCTCGACTGGGAAGGAATCTCCCCGGAATTCCGGAGCGTCATCGGGGAGCGGTTTGAAATCCTCAAGCGGGATAATCGGTGA
- a CDS encoding nucleotidyltransferase substrate binding protein, translated as MAKLSLASLEKAVASLEEALRVYSTSSLADDASEKVVLRDGVIQRFEFTFELCWKMLRRFLDAYGLGRVGMMTNKELFRAGSEQGLLEDAETWLYYLRMRNLTSHVYDQTKAAEVFQAARAFLADAIKLLALLRKRAT; from the coding sequence ATGGCGAAGCTCAGCCTGGCAAGCCTGGAAAAAGCCGTGGCCTCCCTGGAAGAGGCCCTTCGCGTGTATTCGACGAGTTCACTGGCGGACGACGCATCCGAGAAGGTTGTCCTTCGCGACGGCGTGATCCAACGGTTCGAGTTCACATTCGAATTGTGTTGGAAGATGTTGAGGCGCTTTCTGGATGCCTACGGCCTCGGGCGGGTGGGCATGATGACGAATAAGGAACTCTTCCGCGCCGGATCCGAACAAGGGCTGCTTGAGGACGCGGAAACGTGGCTCTACTATCTCCGAATGAGAAACCTAACGAGCCACGTGTATGACCAGACGAAGGCAGCGGAAGTATTCCAGGCAGCCCGTGCATTCCTGGCCGACGCGATCAAGCTGCTGGCGCTGCTGCGGAAGAGGGCGACATGA
- a CDS encoding TetR/AcrR family transcriptional regulator, translated as MFRGLFAKEPDVNAKERILKAAYDLFLRDGIETTPTRKIAQAAKVNEVTLFRHFRSKDGLIRAVIERHAPSVVAAKLGDLAPTDDLEEDLYRLTRRIMGFHTEHAEFFRFVFVNLSRTKHQDIFRNIPTQFLAHQKKFFGSLCRRRGLDCTAVCMEYVAPIVLRSLRQVFLGDPYPFPGDEKFARTHARIFAGALGGESRSRK; from the coding sequence ATGTTCAGGGGGCTGTTCGCCAAGGAGCCGGACGTCAATGCCAAGGAGAGAATCCTGAAGGCCGCGTACGATCTTTTCCTCCGCGATGGGATTGAGACGACCCCTACCCGAAAAATCGCACAGGCTGCGAAGGTGAACGAGGTCACGTTGTTCCGGCATTTCCGCAGCAAGGACGGCCTCATCCGCGCGGTCATCGAGCGCCATGCGCCGTCCGTCGTCGCCGCCAAACTCGGGGACCTCGCGCCAACGGACGACCTCGAAGAAGATCTCTACCGGCTCACCCGCCGGATCATGGGGTTCCATACGGAGCACGCGGAGTTCTTCAGGTTCGTTTTCGTGAACCTTTCCAGGACGAAGCATCAGGACATCTTTCGAAATATCCCGACGCAATTCCTCGCGCATCAGAAGAAGTTTTTCGGCTCTCTCTGCCGCCGCCGGGGACTGGATTGCACGGCCGTCTGCATGGAGTACGTCGCCCCCATCGTCTTGCGATCGCTTCGACAGGTCTTCCTCGGAGATCCGTACCCCTTCCCGGGGGACGAGAAATTCGCCCGCACGCATGCTCGGATCTTCGCGGGGGCGCTGGGGGGCGAAAGCCGGAGTCGCAAATGA
- a CDS encoding TolC family protein, with the protein MVALMLGGVAQPVSSAADGSLTLGQALEYARKHSPQLRGAEAAVDAAHGQQWETLGEFLPQMHWNMQFTRNSKAPLGSLAGGGGSGIRPSFTSQEFYSDSLAISQKVFTWKMAPALRASQANVRRTVEDRMAAENDLTHDATTAFYGLLYARQTVVIAERAESVARTTHETSEKLYKEGKASSFDVSRAKVRWVNSRTDVIRARNGLRLARERLAVLLGWNDAGALEIQGSLERPPAAIDLAGSLDRAEKDRPELVSIRAQQTLLRSNVEVARSFLIPSVSAGFSYQFEDPSLTSSPDYKAWAATATLAVPLFDGLTSYGRLSAARAQVRRSQAAEQQIREAIDLEVRQAVLSLGEAGERIEAQRENVSTAKENLRIAQERFRLGLLSLLDLKDAELTLTQAETAHAEALFHYQLAATDLEHAMGGPIEPGRESTPKGD; encoded by the coding sequence GTGGTAGCCCTCATGTTGGGGGGCGTGGCTCAGCCGGTCAGCTCTGCCGCCGACGGCTCTCTCACCCTCGGCCAGGCCCTCGAATACGCGCGGAAGCACAGTCCGCAGCTCCGGGGCGCGGAGGCGGCCGTCGACGCGGCCCACGGCCAGCAGTGGGAAACGCTCGGCGAGTTCCTGCCCCAGATGCACTGGAACATGCAGTTCACCCGGAACAGCAAGGCGCCCCTCGGTTCGCTCGCCGGCGGAGGCGGGAGCGGCATCCGCCCCTCTTTCACGTCTCAGGAGTTCTATTCCGACAGTCTGGCCATTTCCCAGAAAGTCTTCACCTGGAAGATGGCGCCCGCTCTTCGGGCCTCGCAGGCCAATGTGCGCCGAACGGTCGAGGATCGTATGGCCGCCGAAAACGATCTCACGCATGATGCCACCACCGCGTTCTACGGCCTTCTCTATGCGCGTCAGACGGTCGTCATCGCCGAGCGCGCGGAGAGCGTCGCCCGGACCACCCATGAGACGAGCGAGAAGCTCTACAAGGAGGGAAAAGCCTCCAGCTTTGACGTGTCCCGCGCGAAAGTCCGATGGGTCAACAGCCGGACGGATGTCATTCGCGCGAGAAACGGACTTCGATTGGCCAGGGAGCGACTCGCCGTCCTGCTCGGATGGAACGACGCCGGCGCGCTCGAAATTCAGGGGTCGCTGGAACGACCGCCGGCCGCCATCGACCTTGCCGGCTCCTTGGACCGCGCCGAGAAGGACAGACCTGAGCTGGTCTCCATCCGAGCCCAGCAGACGCTTCTTCGCAGCAACGTGGAAGTTGCCCGGTCATTCCTGATCCCGAGCGTGTCGGCGGGTTTCAGCTACCAGTTCGAAGACCCGTCGCTCACTTCCAGCCCGGACTACAAGGCATGGGCCGCCACGGCCACGCTCGCGGTCCCGCTCTTCGACGGCCTCACATCGTACGGCCGTCTCTCCGCCGCGCGGGCCCAAGTGCGGAGGTCGCAGGCCGCCGAGCAGCAGATCCGCGAGGCGATCGATCTTGAGGTTCGCCAGGCTGTTCTCTCGCTTGGCGAGGCCGGCGAGCGCATCGAGGCCCAGCGGGAAAACGTCTCCACCGCGAAGGAGAACCTGAGGATCGCTCAGGAGCGATTTCGTCTGGGCCTGCTCTCGCTCCTGGATCTCAAGGACGCCGAACTGACATTAACGCAGGCGGAAACGGCGCATGCAGAAGCCCTGTTCCACTATCAACTTGCCGCGACCGATCTGGAACATGCGATGGGCGGGCCGATCGAACCGGGCCGCGAGTCCACCCCGAAAGGAGACTGA
- a CDS encoding efflux RND transporter periplasmic adaptor subunit: MKPGKIVAILVAAGILGLAGYRIVGQIRKGKAPAADMAGKSKAVPIAVATVQRVDMESILELTGDVRGLNEARVFPKVPGKLMRRVKDVGDTVRKGETLVMVDRDEPALEFAPGEVTSPLDGVITRYFVDRGELVSPATPIAEVAEISPVKVLVRVGERELPRVRMGQSARFRVDAYPGQIFRGTVAQISEALGLGSRASDVEIHLMNPDKKLKPGMFARVELILDRHPHALAVPEESLLEVDGESFVYTVPDGMARRTRVEIGLRQSGRVEILKGLSGTEKVVTIGWQNLADGSVVDVVEEAEENQP, translated from the coding sequence GTGAAACCGGGAAAGATTGTGGCCATCCTCGTTGCCGCGGGAATCCTCGGCCTCGCCGGGTACCGCATTGTCGGACAGATCCGGAAGGGCAAAGCGCCCGCGGCGGACATGGCAGGGAAGTCCAAGGCCGTGCCCATCGCCGTCGCCACCGTGCAGAGGGTGGACATGGAGTCCATCCTCGAACTCACGGGCGACGTCCGGGGCCTGAACGAAGCACGCGTGTTTCCCAAGGTGCCGGGGAAGCTGATGCGCCGGGTGAAAGACGTGGGGGATACCGTACGGAAAGGCGAGACCCTAGTCATGGTGGACCGGGACGAGCCCGCGCTCGAATTCGCTCCGGGAGAAGTCACCTCTCCACTCGATGGAGTCATCACACGCTATTTCGTCGACCGGGGTGAGCTGGTCTCGCCCGCCACCCCGATTGCCGAGGTCGCGGAGATCTCGCCCGTGAAGGTGCTTGTTCGAGTGGGGGAGCGTGAACTCCCCCGCGTTCGCATGGGGCAGTCGGCCCGGTTCCGGGTGGACGCCTATCCCGGCCAGATCTTTCGAGGGACGGTGGCGCAGATTTCCGAGGCGCTGGGACTGGGCTCGCGCGCATCCGACGTGGAGATCCATCTCATGAACCCGGACAAGAAACTGAAGCCGGGGATGTTCGCGCGGGTGGAGCTGATCCTCGACCGCCATCCACACGCCCTGGCCGTTCCCGAGGAATCCCTGCTGGAAGTAGATGGCGAGAGTTTTGTGTACACCGTGCCCGACGGAATGGCCCGGAGGACCAGGGTGGAAATCGGTCTGCGTCAGTCGGGCCGGGTGGAAATCCTGAAGGGGCTCAGTGGGACGGAAAAAGTCGTCACCATCGGCTGGCAGAATCTGGCGGACGGCTCGGTGGTGGATGTGGTCGAAGAAGCGGAGGAGAATCAGCCTTGA
- a CDS encoding efflux RND transporter permease subunit — translation MTLPDFAVNRPVAVAMLYVGLLVLSVVSFLRMRIELMPDITFPTLGLITSYPGASAEEVEQKITRLVESQVSIVRGMKEIQSISKEGISTVRLKFDWGTNLDDAANDVRDRLGILKNFLPEGVDEPTIFRFDLKDLPVLMIGAQAEESYPRLFHILDSEVSDMVKRVPGVGNVFVRGGLVRQVNVNVDRQRLEAHRLTLLDLARSLQANNITLPAGDISVGRTNYLLRVPGEFESLDQIARIPVGYAQGRTLTLDDVAAVEDGHFDEKERVEIKGRTGAIFFIQKRSEANTVEVAAAVKAKLPEIQARLPRDVKLQVLIDNSVNVKRSIYNLREVLWVAVVLIVLVVLLFLRQWRPALIVCTSIPVSLIDSFMIQYFLGYSINSISLLALTIAVGLVVDDAIVVMENQIRHQDELKEPPRIAAVNAAKEVSLAIVASTFTSCIVFLPVVFVGGVAGVLFKSLALVICVTLLLSLFDALTLNPMLGALLLKGAKPSTNGFYARTERWFVALGQSYRSAIGWALDHRKTVLASATVLFFGSAGLVRFVGTEFFPESDQGQLQAEFQLPVGTRVEATHDAMNQFEQVYNTVVKPEWSQNYFWRDGLNPRMGFGGFMGMREDSNIGRFQAVLVEKSERPVGMKEINQKLREASARIPGLTRVNFFAGDFMSRMLLGREKPLAVDVFGYDLGRMHDVARKVESALKTTPGIADASISLDLRRPEYHVVVDRAKAAALGIPVKDVADTFKLGFSQSRASIYRELGEEYDIVIRMREEDRRDEPDLTGLFVRSPGGDLIRLSNLAQFEKTTGPIEIERQDQQRVIHVEANIQGSSIGQLAAKVQEKLDRIPLPPGVVVAIGGSVKEQKESFRLLGLALILGVLLTFMVMAAQFESLRAPFVIMFSVPFGFVGAVWMFLLTGFHLNVSTFIGLIMMVGLVVKNAIVYLDYAMKKEREGLPLREALIEAGRVRLRPILMTACAMIFGLLPMALSTREGSETWQPLSLTVIGGLIVSTAVTLILIPTLYYSISGRKRRSAPTA, via the coding sequence TTGACTCTCCCGGATTTTGCCGTCAATCGTCCGGTGGCCGTCGCCATGCTTTATGTGGGACTGCTGGTCCTGTCGGTTGTCTCCTTCCTGCGGATGAGGATCGAACTCATGCCGGACATCACGTTCCCCACGCTCGGCCTCATCACCAGCTACCCTGGCGCAAGCGCAGAGGAGGTCGAGCAGAAGATCACCCGTCTGGTCGAATCCCAGGTCTCCATCGTGCGAGGCATGAAAGAGATCCAGTCCATTTCAAAAGAAGGGATATCGACGGTCCGCCTGAAATTCGACTGGGGGACCAACCTCGACGACGCCGCCAACGACGTGCGCGACCGGCTCGGCATTCTCAAGAACTTCCTTCCCGAAGGCGTGGACGAGCCGACGATCTTCCGGTTCGATCTGAAGGATCTTCCGGTTCTCATGATCGGCGCGCAGGCCGAGGAATCCTACCCGCGGCTGTTCCACATCCTGGACTCGGAAGTGTCCGACATGGTGAAACGCGTGCCGGGCGTGGGCAACGTCTTCGTCCGCGGCGGACTCGTTCGGCAGGTGAACGTGAATGTGGACAGGCAGCGGCTGGAAGCCCACCGGCTCACGCTCCTCGATCTCGCGCGCTCACTTCAGGCCAACAACATCACCCTCCCGGCAGGCGACATCTCCGTCGGACGCACCAACTACCTGCTCCGGGTGCCGGGCGAATTCGAATCGCTCGATCAAATCGCGCGGATTCCCGTCGGCTACGCTCAGGGTCGGACTTTGACTCTGGACGACGTGGCCGCCGTGGAAGACGGCCATTTCGACGAAAAAGAACGGGTGGAGATCAAGGGCCGTACAGGCGCGATTTTCTTCATCCAGAAGAGATCCGAGGCCAACACCGTTGAGGTGGCCGCCGCCGTGAAGGCCAAACTTCCGGAGATTCAGGCTCGATTGCCGCGGGACGTGAAGCTCCAAGTACTCATCGACAATTCGGTGAACGTCAAACGCAGCATCTACAACCTGCGCGAAGTGCTCTGGGTGGCGGTCGTGCTGATCGTCCTCGTCGTCCTGCTCTTTCTCCGGCAATGGCGGCCCGCCTTGATTGTGTGCACCTCGATCCCCGTTTCGCTCATCGACAGTTTCATGATCCAGTATTTCCTCGGCTACAGCATCAATTCGATCTCGCTCCTTGCGCTCACGATCGCGGTGGGTCTCGTGGTGGACGATGCCATCGTCGTGATGGAAAATCAGATCCGCCACCAGGATGAACTGAAGGAGCCGCCCCGAATCGCGGCCGTCAACGCGGCCAAGGAGGTCTCCCTCGCGATCGTGGCCTCCACGTTCACGTCGTGCATCGTATTTCTCCCGGTCGTCTTCGTCGGCGGCGTGGCCGGCGTGCTGTTCAAATCCCTCGCCCTGGTCATCTGCGTCACCCTCCTCCTCTCGCTGTTCGACGCGCTGACGCTCAACCCCATGCTCGGCGCCCTGCTGTTGAAAGGGGCCAAGCCGTCCACGAACGGGTTCTACGCCCGAACGGAACGCTGGTTTGTCGCTTTGGGCCAATCCTATCGATCCGCCATCGGGTGGGCGCTGGACCATCGCAAAACCGTGCTCGCGTCGGCCACGGTGCTGTTCTTCGGCAGCGCCGGGCTGGTCCGTTTTGTCGGCACCGAGTTCTTCCCCGAGTCCGATCAGGGCCAGCTACAAGCGGAATTTCAGCTCCCCGTCGGAACGCGCGTGGAAGCAACGCATGACGCGATGAACCAGTTTGAACAGGTCTACAACACTGTGGTGAAGCCCGAGTGGTCGCAGAACTACTTCTGGCGGGACGGACTCAACCCGAGGATGGGATTCGGCGGATTCATGGGCATGCGGGAGGATTCGAACATCGGTCGATTCCAGGCCGTCCTGGTGGAGAAATCGGAACGTCCCGTCGGCATGAAAGAGATCAACCAGAAGCTTCGGGAGGCCAGCGCGAGAATTCCCGGTCTCACCCGCGTCAATTTCTTCGCAGGGGATTTCATGAGCCGGATGCTGCTCGGGCGGGAGAAACCCCTGGCGGTGGACGTGTTCGGTTACGACCTCGGAAGGATGCACGACGTGGCGCGGAAGGTTGAATCCGCCCTGAAGACCACTCCAGGGATAGCCGATGCGAGCATTTCGCTCGATCTAAGGCGCCCGGAATATCACGTGGTGGTCGATCGCGCGAAGGCGGCCGCCCTCGGGATTCCCGTGAAGGACGTGGCCGATACGTTCAAGCTCGGCTTCTCCCAATCCCGCGCGAGCATCTACCGGGAGTTGGGCGAGGAGTACGACATCGTCATCCGGATGCGGGAGGAGGATCGACGCGACGAGCCGGACCTGACGGGACTGTTCGTGCGCTCGCCGGGCGGCGATCTCATCCGTCTCTCCAACCTCGCGCAATTCGAGAAGACCACGGGCCCGATCGAGATCGAACGGCAGGATCAGCAGCGGGTTATCCACGTCGAAGCCAACATCCAGGGAAGTTCCATCGGCCAGCTCGCCGCCAAGGTTCAAGAGAAGCTCGACCGCATCCCGCTGCCGCCGGGCGTGGTGGTGGCCATCGGCGGTTCGGTGAAAGAGCAGAAGGAATCCTTCCGCCTTCTGGGTCTGGCCCTCATCCTCGGCGTGCTCCTCACGTTCATGGTCATGGCGGCCCAATTCGAGTCCCTCCGGGCGCCGTTCGTGATCATGTTCTCCGTGCCCTTTGGTTTCGTCGGGGCCGTCTGGATGTTTCTCCTGACAGGCTTCCACCTGAACGTCTCAACCTTCATCGGGCTGATCATGATGGTGGGTCTGGTCGTGAAGAACGCCATCGTGTATCTGGACTACGCCATGAAGAAGGAACGCGAGGGCCTCCCTCTCCGGGAGGCGTTGATCGAGGCGGGCCGCGTGCGGCTCCGGCCGATCCTGATGACCGCATGCGCGATGATTTTCGGCCTGCTCCCCATGGCGCTGTCCACCCGCGAGGGATCCGAAACATGGCAGCCGCTCTCGCTCACCGTCATCGGCGGGCTGATCGTGTCCACCGCGGTGACCCTGATCCTGATTCCGACGCTCTATTACTCGATTTCCGGGCGGAAACGGAGATCGGCGCCCACCGCATGA
- a CDS encoding TolC family protein produces the protein MAIAAWGVLSAPPFTFALDLEEALREARKNAVEIEEPQAELERAKADVRGVRAMYDWTLFGNSRWAQDRSEQASAFAGDRRDQAVGEFGARRLLPSATFFQASVKHQRDFTKFPAISAVAGADIPGGGGGATDSALPTDAAAAGNGAGSVSSQAPPILDPSKFQTFNPAYGTRADFIIKQPLWRNWLGRELRLQEEVAGIGTVQPEYDRRIRLIAVQAETEQLFWALAGLEAHIGLTQTLLDKSRRFADLMRKRTALGRSDEVDVATADAAVIAMEGNLLNLETAADDVRHRLAIRLGSSMDFADIRTPSESLTRTPLASPAGSSKEAKDSALKTRQDLALIAAMRRSLGSHTALANEQQKPGVSLIGSMATSGLEGDAAPSLGDSVDDPRHLTYFVGLEFEMNLDRTGPRSKRESVSAQIAALSARARTIERDANREIELAFQALDSAARKKELAERHIRILEEKVRAEREKFQQARSEEVVVLRYEMEVLGAEADRITALREAREAEARLRLALHAYPTE, from the coding sequence TTGGCTATTGCCGCTTGGGGCGTGTTGTCTGCCCCACCCTTCACCTTCGCCCTTGATCTCGAGGAGGCCCTCCGCGAGGCCCGCAAGAATGCCGTGGAAATCGAGGAACCCCAGGCGGAACTGGAGCGGGCCAAGGCGGACGTTCGCGGCGTTCGAGCCATGTACGATTGGACGTTGTTCGGAAACTCCCGTTGGGCACAGGATCGCAGCGAACAAGCTTCGGCTTTCGCCGGCGACCGCCGGGACCAAGCCGTGGGCGAATTCGGCGCGCGTCGTCTGCTTCCCTCCGCCACGTTCTTCCAGGCGAGCGTGAAGCATCAGAGGGACTTCACGAAATTCCCGGCGATATCCGCAGTCGCGGGAGCCGACATTCCCGGCGGCGGGGGTGGCGCCACCGATTCCGCCCTTCCGACCGATGCGGCAGCGGCCGGCAACGGAGCCGGCTCGGTCTCCTCCCAAGCGCCCCCGATCCTCGATCCCTCGAAGTTCCAGACCTTCAATCCCGCCTATGGGACGCGGGCGGATTTCATCATCAAACAGCCCCTTTGGCGGAATTGGCTCGGCCGGGAGCTCCGACTACAGGAAGAAGTGGCCGGTATCGGGACGGTTCAGCCCGAGTACGATCGGCGAATCCGGTTGATTGCCGTCCAGGCCGAGACCGAGCAACTCTTCTGGGCCCTGGCGGGACTCGAGGCCCACATCGGCCTCACGCAAACGCTTCTCGACAAGTCCCGCCGCTTCGCCGATCTCATGCGCAAACGAACCGCGCTCGGGAGATCGGACGAAGTAGACGTAGCCACCGCGGACGCCGCCGTTATCGCCATGGAAGGAAATCTTCTGAACCTCGAAACGGCCGCCGACGATGTGCGGCACAGGCTGGCCATCCGCCTTGGGTCCTCGATGGATTTCGCAGACATCCGGACACCCTCTGAATCGCTAACCCGGACTCCTCTGGCCTCTCCCGCCGGTTCTTCAAAGGAGGCCAAGGATTCCGCACTGAAGACCCGGCAGGACTTGGCCTTGATCGCCGCCATGCGTCGATCGCTGGGTTCCCACACGGCCCTTGCCAATGAACAACAGAAGCCTGGAGTGTCGCTGATCGGGTCGATGGCCACGTCGGGATTGGAAGGTGACGCCGCGCCGTCCCTCGGCGATTCTGTCGACGACCCGCGGCATCTGACCTACTTCGTGGGATTGGAGTTCGAGATGAATCTGGATCGAACCGGCCCCCGCTCCAAGCGGGAATCGGTGTCCGCGCAGATTGCGGCTCTGAGCGCTCGCGCCCGCACGATTGAGCGGGATGCAAATCGCGAGATCGAACTCGCCTTCCAGGCCCTCGATTCCGCCGCCCGGAAGAAAGAGCTGGCCGAACGGCACATCCGAATCCTCGAAGAAAAAGTGCGGGCGGAGCGGGAGAAGTTCCAGCAGGCCAGGAGCGAGGAGGTCGTCGTCCTCCGCTATGAGATGGAAGTGCTCGGCGCGGAGGCCGATCGGATCACCGCCCTAAGAGAGGCGCGTGAGGCGGAAGCACGACTGCGGCTCGCCCTCCACGCCTACCCCACGGAATAG